CGATGCGTTCGGCGACGCCGACGGCGGCGACGCTCGCGGCGGCTGCCGAGGACGCCACGAGGTGGCCCTCCTCGGCGGCGAGGCGCTGGACCTCCTCGTGGGCCGCCCGGTCCGAGACCTGGATGACGTCGTCGACGAGGTCGGGCTCGAACAGCTGGTTGGTCTCGATGTCGTGGGTGCCGATGCCCTCTATCTTGTAGGCGTCGGCCTCCGGGTGGTCGCCTTTGAACTCGCTGTAGAGCGAGCCCTCCGGTTCGACGGCGCCGACGTAGGTGTCGGGGTGTTGCTCGCGATGGTACTTCGCGATACCCATGAGCGTCCCGGCGGTGCCACAGCCGGCGACGACCGCCCCGACCTCCCCGTCGAGGGCGTCGTAGATCTCCGGGCCGGTGGTCGCGTAGTGGGCCTCCGTGTTGAGGGGGTTCTCGAACTGCTGGGGGACGACCGCGTTGTCGAGCTCCTCGGCGAGTTCGTGGGCGCGCTGGATGGCGCCGCCCATGTCGTCCTCGGTCGGCGTGTTGATGACCTCGGCGCCGAGGGCGCGCATGAGCTGTTGCTTCTCGAGTGAGAAGCGTTCGGGGACGACGAAGATGGCGTCGAGCCCGAGCTGGCCGGCGGCGACCGCCAGCCCGATGCCGGTGTTGCCGGCGGTCGGCTCGATGACGGTGCCGCCGGGGTCGAGCTGGCCGTCCTCGAGCATGCGTTCGAGCATGTACTTCCCGATGCGGTCTTTCACGCTGGCACCGGGGTTGAACGATTCGAGCTTCGCGTACACGGGGACCTCGTCGGGGGCGGTGTGCACTCGCACGAGCGGCGTCTCACCGACCGTCTCCAGCACCGAGTCCAGCGGTTCCTCGTGGGTCGTCATGTAGCGGGCAATTGTTGCCGCCGCCCGATAGGTGTTATTACTCGCTGCTGCTGGAGCCGACCGAGCCCTGGTCGCCGGTCGACGAACCCTGGTCTGTCGGCTGCTGCTCCGCCGCGGCTTGCGCGTCGGTCGCCTCGTCGCCCTTCGCTTCGGCCTCCGTGATGAGGCCGTCGGCGAGGAGTTCGTCCACGTCGATGCCCTCCTTCTCGGCGAGGGCTTCGAGGAGCATCCGGTGTTCGGCGAGTTCCGTCTCGAGGCCCTGCACGGTGTTCGACGTCTCGTCGACGTCCTGCTCTATCTGGGTGAGCCGTTCCCGGACGTCCTTGAGCTGGGCGTAGAGCTGTTCTGCACGTTCTGCGAGCGTCTGGAGTTTCTTCGCGGTCGAACCGAGTCCCATGCTGAGATAATCGACCCCCGGGATGTTGTGCGTTCCGCCTCGGAGACACGTGTTTCCCGGCCGAAGCACTGCTCACTCGTACTCGGACTCCAGCGTCTCGAGGTCGCTGGCGAGGGAGCCCATCGCCGCCGCCGGGTCCGAATCTCCCCGGAGTGCGGCGTGGACGCGCTCTGCGACCCGCTGGGATTCCGGGGGCCAGACCGGCGTCACGGGCCGCGGCATCGTGTTCTCGACGGCGTAGGCGAGTTGCGGGAGATACGGCCCGAGCCGGTTCGCGTCGGTCGGGAGCGACCCGTAGCGGCTCGTCTCCGGGGGGAGCCACCCCAGTTCGGTGAAGAGGAACCGTCGGACCTGCTCGCTCGCGAAGGCTTCCAGTACCGCGTACGCCTGCTCTTTGATGTTCGACGGGGCGTAGGGGTTCACCAGGAAGTGCCACCCGCCGAGGGCCGCGACCGACCCGCCGGTCCCCGGGTAGCGGGCCTCGGACCGCGGGACGCCCGCCGGCAGGGGCATGACGCCGAGGTCCTGCCCGAAGTGCTCCTCCTTCGCGTTGATCTCGATGGCGTACGGCCAGTTCTTGTGCATCACGACCTCGCCGGCGGTGAACGGTTCGCGCGACGGTTCCTCGCTGTACTGGATGACCTCGGGCGGGGCGATGTCCCCGGCGACCCGGTCGAGGGTGTGTGGCGCGTCGGTTCCGTGGACGAACGACCGGAGCAGCCGGATGGCGTCCAGTACCGGCTGTTCCTCGACGGTGATGGGGCGCTCCCCCACCGGCCCGAACAGGTGCTCCCGTGGCGAACCGAAGTACGCGCCGCCCAGCGACGACATGACCTCGTTGAAGGTACAGCACGGGAGCCCGATGTACTGCTTCGCCTGGAACGTGTAGCCCGTCTTGCCGGTCTGGGTCATGGTGTCCTTCGTGACCTGCGAGAACAGCTCCCAGTCGGGCGGGTCGGTGGCCCAGTTCGCGCCCTCGGGGTCGTAGCCTGCCTTCTCGACCAGGTCCTTCCGGTACTGGATGGTCGGCGCCTGCACGAACATCGGGAGCCCGTAGAGGTTCCCGGCTCCGTCGCTCACGGTCGCGAGCAGCTGGTCGACGGCCTCGCCCTCGACCCGCGAGGCGACCGGGTCGGCGAGCCGTTCCGAGAGGTTCGGGAAGGGGAACCGGCGGACGAACGGCATGGCCCAGCCCGAATCCATCATGAGGATGGTCGGCTCGGGTTCCTCGGCGTTCAGCAACTGCCGGTACCGGCTCTTTCGCGTGACGGTGGTCTGGGGCGGCTCGAGGACCTCTACCTCGACCTCGGCCGGCAGCCCTGCTGCGCGAAGTTCGTCCAGCAGTTCGGCGCTCGCCTCCGCCAGTCTGCTGTCCGCGGCGATGGTGACTTTCGTGGGCTGGTCCTCGTCGGTGCGCGTCTCCCGCGTCGTCGTGGTCGTCTCCGTCACCCCGAACGCGGACCGGTCGCCGTCGTCCCCGTCATCGTCGCCCGCGAGTTCGACCCCTGCGAGCGTCCCGAGTCCGAAGCCCACGCCCAGGCCGGCCGCGACCTGCAGGAGCGACCGTCTGTCGGCGAGCGCGCGAGACCGCCCGGACGCCCCGCGTTTCGAGTCGTCTCGCATCCTTTGGCGGTTGTACACGTGCGACACACTTCAAACCCGGAACCGAGGGCCGGACCCGGGACGAACTCGTGCCCGGGGCAGCCGCGCTGTTGCGCTGCTGCCTTCGCGGCGTTTATGTCCCGCCCGCAACGAGTCTCGGCCATGAACCGGTTCCGGACCCCGCCGACGGTCGGCATCGCCGCCGCCATCGCGTTCCTGGTCGCCGTCTTCGTCCCGTACGTCACCCTCTCCGAGACCGCCATCTCCGGGCTCGGGACGTACTACGGCGTCGGTGTCGTCGCCCCGACGTACCTCACACTGTTCGCGCTCGTCGCGGCCATCGTCTTCGCGGCCGGCCGCGAGGGCCGGACCGAACCGGACCTCGCCGCCGGCGTCACCCTCGTCCTCGGCGTCGTGATGGCCGCGCTGACGCTGTTCTGGGCGCTCGACGCGGGCGCCGTCGTCAGCAGCCTCGGCACCGAGGACTGGATGGAGTACCACCCGTGGGCCGTCTTCCTCTGTAGCACCCTCATCGCGCTCTGTAGCCTCTGGTACGCCCGTGTGCTCGGGCTGCTGTCGGCCTGAGTCTCGCCCGCGTCGGTCGATTTCTCGCCACCGTGGACGACCCGAGTCGAAAGGTCCTTAAGAGGCAAGCAGCTACGATGGGATGGACTAGGTCGGGCAGTTAGGCCCTGCTCGCTACCCGCGATATGGTCTTCAGCGGGGACCGAATCCTGAGGGCGTCCGGTCAGACCCGGACGGGCCTCGGGAGTCGACGTAGAAGCCTCGTCCGTCGGGGACGGCGGTCGACGGGGCCCATCCGCAGGGATGGTCCTCCGTCGTTGGTCGGCGGTAATGAGTCAGGCACGGAAGTGAGCAGCTCACCGTCGGACACCCGTCGCTCGATGGGTCGCGGGGTG
This window of the Haloarchaeobius amylolyticus genome carries:
- a CDS encoding DUF5798 family protein, producing the protein MGLGSTAKKLQTLAERAEQLYAQLKDVRERLTQIEQDVDETSNTVQGLETELAEHRMLLEALAEKEGIDVDELLADGLITEAEAKGDEATDAQAAAEQQPTDQGSSTGDQGSVGSSSSE
- a CDS encoding DUF7548 family protein translates to MNRFRTPPTVGIAAAIAFLVAVFVPYVTLSETAISGLGTYYGVGVVAPTYLTLFALVAAIVFAAGREGRTEPDLAAGVTLVLGVVMAALTLFWALDAGAVVSSLGTEDWMEYHPWAVFLCSTLIALCSLWYARVLGLLSA
- a CDS encoding extracellular solute-binding protein, encoding MRDDSKRGASGRSRALADRRSLLQVAAGLGVGFGLGTLAGVELAGDDDGDDGDRSAFGVTETTTTTRETRTDEDQPTKVTIAADSRLAEASAELLDELRAAGLPAEVEVEVLEPPQTTVTRKSRYRQLLNAEEPEPTILMMDSGWAMPFVRRFPFPNLSERLADPVASRVEGEAVDQLLATVSDGAGNLYGLPMFVQAPTIQYRKDLVEKAGYDPEGANWATDPPDWELFSQVTKDTMTQTGKTGYTFQAKQYIGLPCCTFNEVMSSLGGAYFGSPREHLFGPVGERPITVEEQPVLDAIRLLRSFVHGTDAPHTLDRVAGDIAPPEVIQYSEEPSREPFTAGEVVMHKNWPYAIEINAKEEHFGQDLGVMPLPAGVPRSEARYPGTGGSVAALGGWHFLVNPYAPSNIKEQAYAVLEAFASEQVRRFLFTELGWLPPETSRYGSLPTDANRLGPYLPQLAYAVENTMPRPVTPVWPPESQRVAERVHAALRGDSDPAAAMGSLASDLETLESEYE
- a CDS encoding PLP-dependent cysteine synthase family protein — translated: MTTHEEPLDSVLETVGETPLVRVHTAPDEVPVYAKLESFNPGASVKDRIGKYMLERMLEDGQLDPGGTVIEPTAGNTGIGLAVAAGQLGLDAIFVVPERFSLEKQQLMRALGAEVINTPTEDDMGGAIQRAHELAEELDNAVVPQQFENPLNTEAHYATTGPEIYDALDGEVGAVVAGCGTAGTLMGIAKYHREQHPDTYVGAVEPEGSLYSEFKGDHPEADAYKIEGIGTHDIETNQLFEPDLVDDVIQVSDRAAHEEVQRLAAEEGHLVASSAAAASVAAVGVAERIASGEIDAPYDSVVTVFPDSSERYLSKGLYRSYEEWEG